Proteins encoded by one window of Candidatus Acididesulfobacter guangdongensis:
- the xseA gene encoding exodeoxyribonuclease VII large subunit, translated as MNEYTNTMIENIDSGKIIYSVSELTLLIKETVETKFYSIWIKGEISGFKSSYASGYYFDLKDSKAKISSIIFKYDIQRLNFKIKEGMSVIAFGRINLYEPRGTYSFIISDIEPEGYGKLALAYEQLKEKLQNEGLFDKEHKRNIPFLPYTIGIVTSKSGAVLHDIVKIIRRRFDNIHLVFANASVQGINSSAEIANAIKLLNQYSKNEHKIDILIVGRGGGSLEDLWSFNEEKTAYAIYNSDIPVISAVGHETDFTIADFVADVRASTPSNAAEIAVPVKIDLLSAIKKFNERLKSAALNIIKNKNNTIKYLHSRQYNKNPKKIIEEKFILIDDVINDLFNAEKIIINNYKLKVNSLNKRLELRHPAHILKDKYLRFKEMQTRFKLRHPYKIIKDYKIIIEKSNKILNDAMFRKIFYFKSIAGGTDLNNDKAIKNRILTDRNSLRLSYNTLQSISPYSVLKRGYSIALSETDKIISSITDVNINDKIKIIMNDGLINSTVISKDSKINKIS; from the coding sequence ATGAATGAATATACTAATACTATGATTGAAAATATTGATAGCGGTAAAATAATTTATTCCGTTTCTGAATTGACACTTTTAATTAAAGAAACAGTAGAAACTAAATTTTATTCAATATGGATTAAAGGTGAAATTTCAGGATTTAAGAGCAGTTATGCTTCCGGCTATTATTTCGATTTGAAAGATAGCAAAGCAAAAATATCATCTATAATTTTTAAATATGATATTCAAAGGTTAAACTTTAAAATTAAAGAAGGGATGTCCGTTATTGCGTTCGGAAGAATTAATCTGTACGAACCGAGAGGGACATACAGTTTTATTATATCCGATATTGAACCGGAAGGGTACGGTAAACTCGCATTAGCTTATGAGCAATTAAAAGAAAAGCTGCAGAATGAGGGTCTTTTTGATAAAGAACATAAGAGAAATATCCCTTTTCTTCCTTATACTATAGGAATAGTCACATCTAAAAGCGGTGCCGTGCTGCATGATATTGTCAAAATTATAAGAAGGAGATTTGATAATATTCATCTGGTATTTGCAAACGCTTCCGTTCAGGGAATCAATAGTTCAGCCGAGATAGCAAACGCTATAAAATTACTGAACCAATACAGTAAAAATGAACATAAAATAGATATTTTAATAGTAGGCAGAGGCGGCGGTTCATTGGAAGATTTATGGTCTTTTAATGAAGAAAAAACTGCATATGCTATTTATAATTCAGATATTCCGGTTATCAGCGCAGTCGGACATGAAACTGATTTTACTATTGCAGATTTTGTAGCAGACGTGAGAGCTTCTACGCCTTCTAATGCAGCTGAGATTGCAGTTCCCGTAAAAATAGATTTGCTAAGCGCAATAAAAAAATTCAACGAAAGATTAAAATCGGCAGCCTTAAACATAATCAAAAATAAAAACAATACTATAAAATATTTGCATAGCAGGCAATACAATAAAAATCCGAAAAAAATAATTGAAGAGAAGTTTATATTAATCGACGACGTTATAAATGACCTGTTTAATGCAGAAAAAATAATTATAAATAATTATAAACTTAAGGTAAATTCGCTGAATAAAAGACTCGAACTCAGACATCCGGCTCATATTTTAAAAGATAAATATTTAAGATTTAAAGAAATGCAAACTCGGTTTAAATTGCGTCATCCTTATAAAATTATCAAAGATTATAAAATTATAATTGAAAAAAGTAATAAAATATTAAATGACGCTATGTTTAGAAAAATATTCTATTTTAAGTCCATTGCCGGCGGCACGGATTTAAATAATGATAAAGCGATAAAAAATAGAATACTTACCGATAGAAACAGTTTGCGATTGTCGTATAATACATTGCAGTCAATAAGCCCTTATTCTGTTCTAAAGAGAGGCTACAGCATAGCTCTCAGCGAAACTGATAAAATTATTTCTTCAATTACGGATGTAAATATAAATGACAAGATTAAAATAATAATGAACGATGGTCTAATTAATTCAACAGTTATAAGTAAAGATAGTAAAATAAATAAAATTAGCTGA
- a CDS encoding ABC transporter ATP-binding protein yields MNFLEIKNINKSFKNKKILKDITLTIKKGEISSIFGYSGEGKSTLLSIICGLIKQDSGDILLKGNNINKMEPYERSISLVMDEPLLFPNMNIMNNIAFGLKLNKNIEKLFSSKHNETSIKRTVLNIMDILGISGLEKRYPNEISMGQSQRISLARAIVTNPEIILMDEPFSNLDIISKTKVRSLIKHIQKELKITILLVTHDIEDVMNLSDTMFILNNGHIQDSGNPKDILKKPSTMDTAYLLGTENIFEGKIAAIDKENNNIMIYFKNNGLNNEQYIESYYQQEFEENENVYFVIRPEDIIILREDRTPSKAVKENHFRGKITSAVFTSRMMDILIDTSENLADNIQFKVLLPFHAYEIMNLSVGKSVSISLKKSAIHIIKKKHARLK; encoded by the coding sequence ATGAATTTTTTAGAAATTAAAAATATAAACAAATCGTTTAAGAATAAAAAAATACTCAAAGATATAACCTTGACTATTAAAAAAGGCGAAATATCTTCAATATTCGGCTATTCCGGGGAGGGGAAAAGCACCCTCCTGTCTATAATTTGCGGTTTAATAAAGCAAGATTCCGGCGATATTCTTTTAAAAGGAAATAATATTAATAAAATGGAACCCTACGAACGTTCTATCTCTCTTGTAATGGACGAACCGCTTTTATTTCCGAATATGAATATAATGAACAATATTGCTTTCGGGCTAAAATTAAATAAAAACATTGAAAAATTGTTTTCAAGCAAACATAACGAAACATCAATTAAAAGAACAGTTTTAAATATTATGGATATTTTAGGCATATCAGGATTGGAAAAAAGGTATCCCAATGAAATAAGCATGGGACAATCACAGAGAATCAGTTTAGCCCGAGCTATTGTTACAAACCCTGAAATTATTCTTATGGATGAACCATTTTCTAATTTAGATATTATCTCTAAAACAAAAGTAAGAAGTTTAATTAAACATATTCAAAAAGAACTTAAAATAACAATACTTTTAGTAACTCATGACATTGAAGACGTTATGAATCTTTCAGACACTATGTTTATTTTAAATAACGGACATATACAGGATTCAGGAAATCCAAAAGATATTCTAAAAAAACCGTCAACAATGGACACTGCTTATCTGCTCGGCACGGAAAATATATTTGAAGGAAAAATCGCCGCGATAGATAAAGAAAATAATAATATAATGATTTATTTTAAAAATAACGGCTTAAATAATGAGCAATATATCGAAAGCTACTATCAGCAGGAATTTGAAGAAAATGAAAATGTATATTTTGTTATAAGACCTGAAGATATAATAATTCTGAGAGAAGACAGAACGCCTTCGAAAGCTGTGAAAGAAAATCATTTCAGAGGAAAAATAACGTCTGCGGTTTTTACCTCGCGTATGATGGATATTTTAATAGATACTTCCGAAAATCTGGCTGATAATATTCAATTTAAAGTTTTACTGCCGTTTCATGCCTATGAAATAATGAATTTATCAGTAGGCAAATCAGTATCGATTTCTCTTAAAAAATCTGCAATACACATAATAAAAAAGAAACATGCAAGATTGAAATAA
- a CDS encoding ABC transporter permease subunit, with protein sequence MQNFKKLFIRNNKTFDIIVFFIGFAFFIGLSLLLAGIFFQTSLKLFLSEISNAHLWNAIFLSFKISSAVVLINLIIGIPLSYILSFKKNKISFLLDLISTLPLTTSPLVIGFAVLITMGPLNPIGKFFISHGIKFVFTPQGIILVQLIISFPFFVNILKESFDSINRKMINLSKTLGASSFEILYKIILPLSLNGLLAGAAMSWSRSMGEYAATQMVSGVIPNLTETAPIEVFVKTSYGNYPAAIAISAVLMLISFISLGIFKFFYYRAKRTK encoded by the coding sequence ATGCAAAATTTCAAAAAATTATTCATAAGAAATAATAAAACGTTTGACATTATAGTTTTTTTTATAGGCTTTGCTTTTTTTATAGGCTTATCTTTGCTTTTAGCAGGAATATTTTTTCAAACATCGTTGAAATTATTTTTGTCGGAAATATCAAACGCTCATCTTTGGAATGCTATTTTTTTAAGTTTTAAAATATCATCTGCGGTAGTCTTAATAAATCTAATAATAGGGATACCATTAAGCTATATATTATCTTTTAAAAAAAATAAGATTTCATTTTTGCTGGATTTAATAAGCACCCTTCCTCTCACGACATCCCCTCTTGTGATTGGCTTCGCAGTATTAATTACAATGGGTCCGCTGAATCCGATAGGTAAATTTTTTATATCTCACGGAATAAAATTTGTTTTTACTCCGCAAGGTATAATACTTGTTCAGCTTATAATTTCATTTCCTTTTTTCGTTAATATTTTAAAGGAATCATTTGATTCGATAAACAGAAAAATGATTAATTTAAGCAAAACATTAGGGGCTTCGTCTTTTGAAATATTATATAAAATAATACTTCCTCTTTCATTAAACGGTTTATTGGCAGGGGCAGCGATGAGCTGGTCGCGCTCTATGGGCGAATACGCCGCCACACAGATGGTCTCCGGAGTTATTCCAAACCTGACTGAAACAGCGCCTATTGAAGTTTTTGTTAAAACCAGCTACGGAAATTATCCTGCGGCAATTGCGATTTCTGCCGTATTAATGCTCATATCTTTTATATCTCTCGGTATTTTTAAGTTTTTTTATTATAGGGCAAAGCGTACAAAATAA
- the modA gene encoding molybdate ABC transporter substrate-binding protein translates to MNKKKLFTFALLLFLFAFISFNLNNAKAEAATLRILAADALPKPIMEIGKIFKEEHPGVIIYYNFLGAGVLKGDIEEGAPADMFLSANGKFQRQLEKKGFLNSYKVFAYDYLAAATPISNPAHVTASNLIQKLMDKNVSLTTSSPHSDPAGDYTWAMFRKINKKYPGAFRIITGHADHLLDAALVMPILASGNTDLGILYTSQLLELKKTGAKINIIKIKPKYNTRAKFTVSILNQSKHKILDKEFEQLLFSHRGKKILKHWGFTPVQ, encoded by the coding sequence ATGAACAAAAAAAAGCTTTTTACATTTGCGTTACTTTTGTTTTTATTTGCATTTATTTCGTTTAATTTAAACAACGCCAAAGCTGAAGCAGCAACTTTAAGAATACTTGCGGCAGATGCTCTTCCTAAACCTATAATGGAAATAGGAAAGATTTTTAAAGAAGAACATCCCGGAGTTATTATATATTATAACTTCCTTGGGGCAGGCGTATTAAAGGGGGATATTGAAGAAGGCGCTCCTGCCGATATGTTTCTGTCGGCAAACGGAAAATTTCAACGGCAGTTAGAAAAAAAAGGTTTTTTAAATTCATATAAAGTTTTTGCTTACGACTATCTTGCTGCTGCAACACCCATAAGCAATCCTGCTCATGTTACAGCATCTAATCTGATTCAGAAATTAATGGATAAAAATGTGTCGCTGACAACATCCAGCCCTCACAGCGACCCTGCAGGAGATTATACATGGGCGATGTTCAGAAAAATTAATAAAAAATATCCCGGCGCTTTCAGAATAATAACAGGACATGCAGACCATCTATTGGACGCTGCTCTTGTTATGCCTATTTTAGCTTCCGGAAATACTGATTTAGGAATTCTATATACCTCTCAGCTGCTGGAACTTAAAAAAACGGGCGCTAAAATAAATATCATAAAAATTAAGCCGAAATATAATACACGCGCAAAATTTACGGTATCAATACTTAATCAATCAAAACATAAAATATTAGATAAAGAGTTTGAGCAACTTTTATTTTCGCATAGAGGAAAAAAAATACTGAAACATTGGGGTTTTACACCGGTACAATAA
- the mltG gene encoding endolytic transglycosylase MltG — protein sequence MCYFNYQTSKKINKIKKNFIYFVPLFLILYLLFYAFTPQSYIKHKTALFRIKKGYSLKTVSFKLYKRHIISNPYLFYFIGFITGYSRYIESGTYYVSMNESPASIYYKFVNGKIATAKITIVPGMNIFQIAMLLNKKHIVKEIRFIKASFNENVLLSIGIDKKSAEGYLYPDTYIFKINSTPKNILKKMFNEFKLKTKNLKISYKDLTIASLIIKETNGGKDMKTVSSVFHNRLDINMPLESDPTNIYAEDLNMFKNYEKKSNKYLNKTELNNKNNKYSKGAKKKTAGFIKFCYRMNVKYIKTKSPYNTYLNYGLPPAPIANPNIAAIMAAMHPLKTNYLYFIATKKGKTIFAKSLTTQNNNVNRYLK from the coding sequence ATGTGCTATTTTAATTATCAAACATCCAAAAAAATAAATAAAATAAAAAAAAATTTTATTTATTTTGTCCCGCTTTTTTTAATTTTGTATCTTTTATTTTACGCCTTCACCCCGCAATCTTATATTAAACACAAAACCGCTTTATTTCGAATAAAAAAAGGCTACTCATTAAAAACTGTCTCTTTTAAATTATATAAAAGGCATATTATATCTAATCCATATCTGTTTTATTTTATAGGTTTCATAACCGGTTATTCAAGATATATAGAATCCGGTACATATTATGTTTCCATGAATGAATCCCCCGCTTCGATTTATTATAAATTTGTCAACGGGAAAATTGCTACTGCAAAAATAACGATTGTTCCGGGTATGAATATTTTTCAAATTGCAATGCTTCTGAATAAAAAACATATAGTAAAAGAAATCAGATTCATCAAAGCAAGTTTTAATGAAAATGTCTTATTGAGTATTGGCATCGATAAAAAAAGCGCGGAAGGATATTTATATCCGGATACCTATATTTTTAAAATCAACTCGACGCCTAAAAATATTTTAAAAAAAATGTTTAATGAATTTAAATTAAAAACTAAAAATTTAAAAATATCCTATAAAGATTTAACTATAGCTTCGCTGATTATCAAAGAGACAAACGGCGGTAAAGACATGAAAACGGTATCTTCAGTGTTTCATAATAGATTGGATATAAATATGCCTTTAGAAAGCGATCCTACGAATATATATGCGGAAGATTTAAATATGTTTAAAAATTATGAAAAAAAATCTAATAAATATCTAAACAAGACGGAGCTTAATAATAAAAATAATAAATATTCCAAGGGAGCAAAAAAGAAAACAGCCGGATTTATCAAATTTTGCTATCGCATGAACGTGAAATATATAAAAACAAAATCTCCGTATAACACTTATTTAAATTACGGACTTCCTCCGGCGCCAATCGCAAATCCGAATATTGCGGCAATAATGGCTGCAATGCATCCGTTGAAGACAAATTATTTATATTTCATCGCAACAAAAAAAGGTAAAACGATATTTGCCAAATCGCTAACTACTCAAAATAATAACGTCAACAGATATTTAAAATAA
- the ruvX gene encoding Holliday junction resolvase RuvX, whose product MNKKAICIDYGLKRIGVALSDDRGAVAFPRKFIINENLEKSAAELKDIIVAENVSAVVVGMPVGLSGQQSSLSIETEKFISEFKKTIENLPIKDIPIITYDERFSTAQARRSLIDKDVNRKKRKQAIDSIAASFVLQAYLDGINNGINNIDI is encoded by the coding sequence ATGAATAAAAAAGCTATATGTATTGATTACGGACTTAAACGAATTGGCGTAGCTTTAAGCGATGATAGAGGCGCTGTCGCATTTCCGCGCAAGTTTATAATAAATGAAAACCTTGAAAAATCAGCCGCTGAACTAAAAGATATTATTGTTGCCGAAAATGTATCGGCAGTGGTTGTCGGAATGCCTGTCGGTCTCAGCGGACAGCAGTCATCGCTTTCTATTGAAACTGAAAAATTCATAAGTGAATTCAAAAAAACTATTGAAAACCTGCCAATCAAAGACATTCCTATAATTACTTACGATGAAAGATTTTCAACTGCCCAAGCAAGAAGAAGTTTAATAGACAAAGACGTGAATAGAAAAAAAAGAAAACAGGCTATTGATTCCATAGCTGCTTCATTTGTCCTTCAAGCATATTTGGACGGCATAAATAATGGTATAAATAATATAGATATTTGA
- the bioB gene encoding biotin synthase BioB, protein MNLKTDDIFKVSEQSSANKGLADTLRNYISENKEIPDDILLSIYDCSKSEMLAVFSIALELKEKWTGNKINFCSIVSAKTGLCSEDCAFCGQSSKIPKINKKINKLLPVKELVNAARTAKENGANEFSIVTSGTSVSDKKELSIIAEAIKTIKDDIGITACASLGLMEKGDLEYLKFHGLEIFHHNIETSKDFFGNICTTHSYKNNIETINKAKDAKLKVCSGVIIGMGESRLDRIKMARQLKELDVDNIPINFLNPIKGTALENNRDLTPMECLKTISIFRLINPSKNILAQGGRELNLRQLQPFALMAGANGFLLGNYLVTSGRNTELDVELINDLGFEAS, encoded by the coding sequence ATGAATTTGAAAACTGATGACATTTTTAAAGTTTCAGAACAATCTTCCGCCAATAAAGGTTTAGCTGATACATTAAGAAATTATATCTCCGAAAATAAAGAAATTCCAGACGATATTCTTTTGTCTATTTATGATTGCAGCAAATCTGAGATGCTGGCTGTTTTCTCTATTGCGCTGGAACTTAAAGAAAAATGGACAGGCAACAAAATTAATTTTTGTTCAATCGTCAGCGCAAAAACGGGTTTATGCTCAGAAGACTGCGCTTTCTGCGGACAATCTTCAAAAATACCTAAAATTAATAAAAAAATAAATAAACTTCTTCCGGTAAAAGAATTAGTTAATGCTGCCAGAACCGCTAAAGAAAACGGAGCAAATGAATTTTCCATAGTCACAAGCGGAACGTCGGTAAGCGACAAAAAAGAACTTTCCATTATAGCCGAAGCTATTAAGACTATTAAAGATGATATAGGAATCACTGCATGCGCATCTTTGGGATTAATGGAAAAAGGCGACTTGGAATATTTAAAATTTCACGGATTGGAAATTTTTCATCACAACATTGAAACCAGTAAAGATTTCTTCGGCAATATCTGTACGACACACTCTTACAAAAATAATATTGAAACAATAAACAAAGCAAAAGATGCCAAACTTAAAGTATGCTCCGGCGTTATAATAGGTATGGGCGAATCTCGTCTTGACAGAATTAAAATGGCAAGACAGTTAAAGGAGCTTGATGTTGACAATATTCCTATTAATTTTTTAAATCCAATTAAAGGGACAGCGTTGGAAAATAATCGCGACTTAACACCTATGGAATGTCTCAAGACTATTTCTATCTTTCGCCTGATTAATCCGTCAAAGAACATACTTGCGCAAGGAGGCAGGGAATTAAATTTACGGCAATTACAGCCATTCGCCTTAATGGCTGGAGCTAACGGATTTCTTCTGGGAAATTACTTAGTAACTTCCGGAAGAAATACTGAATTAGATGTTGAGTTAATAAACGACCTTGGATTTGAAGCATCATAA
- a CDS encoding J domain-containing protein, with product METKDYYKILGIDKKASADDIKKAYRKLARKYHPDVNPNDKTAENKFKELQEAYDILKDEKKRKEYDDLGSNYFNYKNGGGGSASQGQNQYYYSGNMGGGQQNYNFNAGGGEFNFEDIFSDLFNRSSKQRGPQTGQDIQAKLNISVQESVSGIEKIIDFNNEKIKVKIPAGIANGGKIRIQGKGSAGINGGKNGDLYIEIGVMSDNVFERKGNDIYVTKKIKLTEAVLGAKVEVPTIDGKIMLTVPPGTQNGAKFRIPKKGAPDIKGKIYGDEIVNIQVELPSNISDNAKKYFNELAKEGY from the coding sequence ATGGAAACAAAAGATTATTATAAAATTTTAGGCATAGACAAAAAAGCTTCTGCGGATGATATAAAAAAGGCATATAGGAAATTAGCCAGAAAATATCATCCCGATGTAAATCCCAACGATAAAACAGCTGAAAATAAATTTAAAGAACTTCAAGAAGCATACGATATCCTTAAAGATGAAAAAAAGCGGAAGGAATATGATGACCTTGGCAGCAATTACTTCAATTATAAAAATGGAGGCGGCGGGTCTGCATCTCAAGGACAAAATCAATATTATTACAGCGGCAATATGGGCGGAGGGCAGCAAAACTATAATTTTAATGCCGGAGGAGGAGAGTTTAATTTTGAAGATATTTTCTCAGATCTATTCAATAGGTCATCTAAACAAAGAGGTCCTCAAACCGGTCAGGATATTCAGGCTAAACTTAATATTTCCGTTCAAGAAAGCGTAAGCGGAATCGAAAAAATAATTGATTTTAATAACGAAAAAATAAAAGTAAAAATACCTGCCGGTATAGCCAACGGCGGAAAAATCAGAATCCAAGGCAAAGGTTCTGCTGGAATAAACGGGGGAAAAAACGGTGATTTATATATTGAAATCGGCGTTATGAGCGATAACGTTTTTGAAAGAAAGGGCAACGATATTTATGTAACTAAAAAAATAAAATTGACAGAAGCCGTTCTTGGAGCAAAGGTTGAAGTTCCGACTATTGACGGAAAGATAATGCTTACTGTGCCTCCCGGAACGCAAAATGGCGCTAAGTTCAGGATTCCTAAAAAAGGCGCTCCTGATATTAAAGGAAAAATTTACGGAGATGAAATAGTAAATATTCAGGTGGAATTGCCGTCTAATATATCTGATAACGCCAAAAAATATTTTAATGAATTAGCCAAAGAAGGTTATTAA
- a CDS encoding dTDP-4-dehydrorhamnose 3,5-epimerase produces MENLNFKIGKIDGIAVLPVAKNIDERGWLAELYRTDELDESIFPKMAYVSLTNQGVRRGPHEHKTQTDYFCFIGPSNFKIILWDNRKSSKTYMNKTVLFFGEDKPASVIVPPGVVHAYKNIGITAGIVINAANVLYAGYKKQEPVDEIRYENDAETIFKFD; encoded by the coding sequence TTGGAAAATTTAAATTTTAAAATTGGAAAAATTGACGGTATAGCCGTGTTGCCTGTTGCAAAAAATATAGATGAAAGAGGATGGCTTGCCGAACTTTACAGAACAGATGAACTTGATGAAAGTATATTTCCTAAGATGGCTTACGTTTCATTGACAAATCAGGGGGTCAGAAGAGGTCCTCACGAACATAAAACGCAGACAGACTATTTTTGTTTTATCGGACCGTCAAATTTCAAAATAATTTTATGGGATAACAGGAAAAGTTCAAAAACATATATGAATAAAACCGTTTTATTTTTTGGAGAAGATAAACCGGCCTCCGTCATTGTTCCGCCTGGAGTAGTCCATGCTTACAAGAATATAGGCATAACAGCCGGAATAGTCATTAACGCAGCTAATGTGCTGTATGCCGGATATAAAAAGCAGGAACCTGTCGATGAGATAAGATATGAGAATGATGCTGAAACGATTTTTAAATTTGATTGA
- a CDS encoding pyridoxal phosphate-dependent aminotransferase family protein yields the protein MLIRELISNEIENIKLKGFYRQLNENKNNNAIINLSSNDYLGLAYNAEIKRAAKQIISAYPLSSASSPLMYGYFMPHIDLENKLCSFKGGYERCILYPSGYQANMGVISALSGISLSKTFIAFDELSHASIVDGVLCSKAKFRRFRHNDSEHLDKILKKYSSYEIKIVITEGVFSMDGDIADLPDIINVSKDNNAITILDDAHATGTIGSLGGGSCNFYSDNGVKLKPDVMVGTLGKALASEGAFVLSDNLIIDYLINKSRPYIFSTAISPVAAGIALQALNIIENKPELVIKLQMMSQNIRIVLKNSGLNILNSNTHIIPILIGDEIKAAEIEKTFINKGILLKAVKYPTVAKGSARLRLSVNAGLSDADVKYVLDNLTGLIKQIGH from the coding sequence ATGCTTATTAGAGAACTTATTTCAAATGAAATAGAAAACATTAAGCTGAAAGGTTTTTATAGACAGCTCAATGAAAATAAAAACAATAATGCGATTATTAACTTATCGTCCAATGATTATCTTGGATTGGCTTATAATGCGGAAATAAAAAGAGCTGCAAAACAAATAATTTCTGCATATCCTCTGTCTAGCGCGTCGTCTCCTTTAATGTACGGCTATTTTATGCCGCATATTGATTTGGAAAACAAATTATGCAGCTTCAAAGGAGGATATGAAAGATGTATTCTTTACCCGTCAGGCTATCAGGCAAATATGGGAGTAATCTCCGCTTTATCGGGAATATCGCTCAGTAAAACCTTTATAGCGTTTGATGAATTATCCCATGCGTCAATTGTTGACGGCGTATTGTGTTCAAAAGCAAAATTCAGAAGATTTAGGCATAATGATTCTGAGCATCTTGATAAAATATTAAAAAAATATAGTTCCTATGAAATAAAAATCGTTATAACAGAAGGCGTATTCAGTATGGATGGCGATATTGCCGATCTGCCGGATATTATAAATGTATCAAAAGATAATAACGCAATTACGATTCTTGACGATGCCCACGCTACCGGAACTATAGGGTCGCTTGGCGGAGGCAGCTGCAATTTTTACAGCGACAACGGCGTAAAACTGAAACCGGATGTTATGGTCGGTACGCTTGGTAAAGCTCTTGCTTCTGAGGGAGCTTTTGTTCTTTCTGATAATTTAATTATTGACTATTTAATAAATAAAAGCAGACCGTATATTTTTTCTACGGCAATATCTCCTGTTGCTGCAGGTATCGCGCTGCAGGCGTTAAATATTATTGAAAATAAACCTGAATTAGTTATTAAATTACAGATGATGTCTCAAAATATCAGGATTGTTTTAAAAAATAGCGGATTAAATATTCTGAATTCAAATACGCATATAATACCCATATTGATAGGCGATGAAATAAAGGCTGCAGAAATAGAAAAGACATTCATTAATAAAGGTATACTTCTAAAAGCGGTTAAATATCCTACTGTTGCCAAAGGCAGCGCCAGGTTGCGTTTAAGTGTAAATGCTGGGCTTAGCGATGCCGATGTCAAATACGTTTTAGATAATCTAACAGGATTGATTAAACAAATAGGTCATTAA